In a single window of the Lasioglossum baleicum chromosome 10, iyLasBale1, whole genome shotgun sequence genome:
- the LOC143212804 gene encoding diacylglycerol kinase theta isoform X3 codes for MASVSAETPASHGHSFSKKTFHKPTYCHSCTDMLWGLIQQGYICEVCNFVVHDRCLKAVVSPCSSIAASLIKNPVAHCWSEQEQVRRRKFCNVCRKRLDDTLSIHCEICEYFVHTECQDFAVADCKENATFLPGKDLSQVKHTHLWREGNLPSSSKCAVCKKNCFSAECLSGFRCEWCGMTLHSDCYKNIPQECTFGNLKRIYLPPHAVSIPRTEIRMETIIGVQVRRNEVLAREYSCHNIGEQFDFADNESEQIGAAGRLAEALRRLSLVLPRSCRGNCHASPPYVQARSISEEFSSGDARCRDNGEPGPSGAHSRDPRSPKEKEDKDRGDEEMIKVYDGNNSLSRRIFRVISVPRQSNTEQVLTAALRAFHITKDPNNFYLTDLYASEETELCDPTPVLNLNRKEGKRPAVFLRFKDSDAGEVRVYPGKLQVTDSFCIVPVNENTTVANLIEEALQKFGLENFNSEDYRCSEILLDRGVTERVLSREEKPWEIVKQLGKDSIRQMELMRFYLQLKEDPHGPNLALFVGNLPVNQPERIYENILTELVGRENKFSSIGTIYYEYGSMVIIYEDANKAVRALYTLEDSKYEDRHLLVMPLPSIEPTMVPSGVQPLLVFVNVKSGGCQGLQLISSFRKLLNPYQVFDLDNGGPLPGLYVFRHIRDYKILVCGGDGTIGWVLQCLDNVGQDSECSSPACAIVPLGTGNDLARVLCWGSGYTGDEDPLNLLRDVIDAEESQLDRWTVVFHTEEKEDKQLLNNPGAGATSEDNTQIYVMNNYFGIGVDAELCLAFHKAREENPDKFKSRFRNKQMYVAMAIRQIMKKTACKDLHTKIRLEVDGKLVELPQVEGIIILNILSWGSGANPWGPDTKVDQFHTPNHWDGMLEVVGVTGVMHLGQIQSGLRGGMRIAQGGHIKIHLQSDIPVQVDGEPWVQSAGHIVVLKSALTATMLKKTKGKMKRRNTESSMQLALQAAPSGEPEPEVF; via the exons TTTGCAACTTCGTGGTGCACGACCGCTGTCTCAAGGCCGTCGTCTCTCCCTGCTCCAGCATCGCGGCAAGCCTCATTAAG AACCCGGTTGCACACTGTTGGTCCGAACAGGAACAGGTCCGTAGAAGAAAATTCTGCAACGTCTGTCGTAAACGGCTCGATGATACTTTATCCATACACTGTGAAA TATGCGAGTACTTCGTGCACACGGAGTGCCAGGATTTTGCCGTGGCAGACTGCAAAGAAAACGCCACGTTCTTACCTGGGAAGGACTTGTCGCAGGTAAAACACACTCATCTCTGGCGAGAAGGCAATCTTCCCAGCAGTTCAAAATGTGCTGTCTGCAAGAAAAACTGTTTTTCTGCCGAATGCCTTTCCGGGTTCCGTTGCGAGTGGTGCGGCATGACG TTACACTCAGACTGTTATAAAAATATCCCGCAAGAATGCACCTTTGGGAACTTGAAACGAATCTACCTACCACCGCACGCAGTCAGTATTCCACGTACGGAGATTCGCATGGAGACGATCATTGGAGTGCAAGTACGTCGAAACGAAGTCCTGGCGCGTGAGTATTCCTGCC ATAACATCGGAGAGCAATTCGATTTCGCTGACAATGAGAGTGAACAAATTGGGGCTGCAGGCCGCCTAGCCGAAGCTTTGAGGCGCCTTTCACTAGTTTTGCCACGTAGCTGCCGTGGAAATTGTCATGCTTCCCCTCCTTATGTTCAAG CGCGAAGCATATCAGAAGAGTTCAGCAGCGGGGACGCGAGGTGTCGGGACAATGGAGAACCGGGGCCGAGCGGCGCGCACAGCCGCGATCCTCGTTCgccaaaggagaaagaagaCAAAGATAGAGGTGACGAAG AGATGATCAAGGTCTACGACGGCAACAATTCCCTCAGCCGACGGATATTTCGCGTGATCTCGGTGCCCCGGCAATCCAACACGGAACAGGTCCTGACGGCGGCGCTACGTGCATTTCACATTACTAAAGATCCCA ACAACTTTTACCTCACCGACCTGTACGCTTCGGAGGAGACTGAATTATGCGATCCCACGCCAGTCCTAAACTTGAATCGCAAAGAGGGCAAACGTCCGGCTGTCTTCTTACGATTTAA AGATAGCGATGCTGGCGAAGTACGCGTCTATCCAGGCAAGCTGCAGGTGACAGATTCGTTCTGCATAGTACCTGTCAATGAAAACACAACGGTTGCGAACCTAATCGAAGAAGCGCTCCAGAAGTTCGGTCTAGAAAACTTCAATTCCGAAGATTACAGATGTAGCGAGATTCTTCTAGATCGCGGTG TCACTGAGAGAGTATTGTCTCGAGAGGAGAAGCCATGGGAGATTGTGAAGCAACTGGGCAAAGATTCGATCAGACAGATGGAGTTGATGCGGTTTTATCTGCAACTGAAGGAAGATCCCCATGGACCCAATCTGGCTTTATTCGTAGGAAACCTGCCAGTGAACCAGCCCGAAAGGATTTATGAAAATATACTGACTGAACTCGTAGGCAGAG AAAACAAATTTTCCTCAATTGGTACCATATACTACGAATATGGCTCGATGGTGATTATCTACGAGGATGCGAATAAGGCAGTCAGGGCATTGTACACACTGGAAGATTCAAAATACGAAGATAGACACCTTTTag TAATGCCACTGCCGAGTATCGAGCCAACCATGGTCCCGTCAGGGGTTCAGCCGTTGCTAGTTTTCGTGAACGTAAAATCTGGCGGTTGCCAGGGGCTCCAATTGATCTCCAGCTTTCGTAAACTTTTAAATCCGTATCAAGTGTTCGATCTGGACAATGGAGGACCACTTCCTGG GCTCTACGTTTTCCGCCATATAAGGGACTACAAAATCTTAGTTTGTGGCGGGGACGGAACAATAGGATGGGTGCTGCAGTGTTTGGATAACGTGGGCCAGGACAGCGAGTGTTCCTCGCCTGCCTGCGCCATTGTTCCTTTGGGAACCGGAAACGATCTCGCGCGTGTCCTTTGCTGGGGTTCCGGTTATACCGGTGACGAAGATCCCTTGAATCTGCTTCGAGATGTTATCGACGCAGAGGAATCTCAGCTGGATAGGTGGACTGTAGTTTTTCACACGGAAGAAAAAGAAGACAAACAGTTACTCAACAACCCAGGAG CCGGTGCAACCAGCGAGGACAATACGCAAATATACGTGATGAACAATTACTTCGGTATCGGTGTTGACGCGGAGCTGTGTCTGGCCTTCCACAAGGCTAGAGAAGAAAATCCGGACAAGTTCAAAAGCAGATTTCGTAACAAACAGATGTATGTAGCGATGGCGATTCGACAGATAATGAAAAAAACAGCTTGTAAAGATTTGCATACAAAAATTCGGCTGGAGGTGGACGGGAAGCTCGTCGAGCTACCCCAAGTCGAGGGGATAATTATCCTGAATATTTTAAG TTGGGGCTCTGGGGCGAATCCCTGGGGACCAGACACCAAGGTAGATCAGTTTCACACACCAAACCATTGGGACGGCATGTTGGAGGTGGTTGGTGTCACAGGGGTGATGCATCTCGGACAAATCCAGTCTGGTCTGCGAGGAGGAATGAGGATAGCCCAG GGAGGACACATAAAGATTCATTTGCAGTCCGATATTCCGGTACAAGTTGATGGAGAGCCATGGGTCCAGAGCGCCGGGCATATCGTAGTCTTAAAATCAGCGTTGACG GCGACGATGCTGAAGAAGACCAAGGGTAAAATGAAACGGCGTAACACAGAGTCCAGCATGCAGCTGGCCCTTCAGGCAGCGCCGTCAGGCGAACCGGAACCGGAAGTCTTCTGA
- the LOC143212804 gene encoding diacylglycerol kinase theta isoform X8 codes for MASVSAETPASHGHSFSKKTFHKPTYCHSCTDMLWGLIQQGYICEVCNFVVHDRCLKAVVSPCSSIAASLIKNPVAHCWSEQEQVRRRKFCNVCRKRLDDTLSIHCEICEYFVHTECQDFAVADCKENATFLPGKDLSQVKHTHLWREGNLPSSSKCAVCKKNCFSAECLSGFRCEWCGMTLHSDCYKNIPQECTFGNLKRIYLPPHAVSIPRTEIRMETIIGVQVRRNEVLAREYSCPRSISEEFSSGDARCRDNGEPGPSGAHSRDPRSPKEKEDKDRGDEEMIKVYDGNNSLSRRIFRVISVPRQSNTEQVLTAALRAFHITKDPNNFYLTDLYASEETELCDPTPVLNLNRKEGKRPAVFLRFKDSDAGEVRVYPGKLQVTDSFCIVPVNENTTVANLIEEALQKFGLENFNSEDYRCSEILLDRGVTERVLSREEKPWEIVKQLGKDSIRQMELMRFYLQLKEDPHGPNLALFVGNLPVNQPERIYENILTELVGRENKFSSIGTIYYEYGSMVIIYEDANKAVRALYTLEDSKYEDRHLLVMPLPSIEPTMVPSGVQPLLVFVNVKSGGCQGLQLISSFRKLLNPYQVFDLDNGGPLPGLYVFRHIRDYKILVCGGDGTIGWVLQCLDNVGQDSECSSPACAIVPLGTGNDLARVLCWGSGYTGDEDPLNLLRDVIDAEESQLDRWTVVFHTEEKEDKQLLNNPGAGATSEDNTQIYVMNNYFGIGVDAELCLAFHKAREENPDKFKSRFRNKQMYVAMAIRQIMKKTACKDLHTKIRLEVDGKLVELPQVEGIIILNILSWGSGANPWGPDTKVDQFHTPNHWDGMLEVVGVTGVMHLGQIQSGLRGGMRIAQGGHIKIHLQSDIPVQVDGEPWVQSAGHIVVLKSALTVILATMLKKTKGKMKRRNTESSMQLALQAAPSGEPEPEVF; via the exons TTTGCAACTTCGTGGTGCACGACCGCTGTCTCAAGGCCGTCGTCTCTCCCTGCTCCAGCATCGCGGCAAGCCTCATTAAG AACCCGGTTGCACACTGTTGGTCCGAACAGGAACAGGTCCGTAGAAGAAAATTCTGCAACGTCTGTCGTAAACGGCTCGATGATACTTTATCCATACACTGTGAAA TATGCGAGTACTTCGTGCACACGGAGTGCCAGGATTTTGCCGTGGCAGACTGCAAAGAAAACGCCACGTTCTTACCTGGGAAGGACTTGTCGCAGGTAAAACACACTCATCTCTGGCGAGAAGGCAATCTTCCCAGCAGTTCAAAATGTGCTGTCTGCAAGAAAAACTGTTTTTCTGCCGAATGCCTTTCCGGGTTCCGTTGCGAGTGGTGCGGCATGACG TTACACTCAGACTGTTATAAAAATATCCCGCAAGAATGCACCTTTGGGAACTTGAAACGAATCTACCTACCACCGCACGCAGTCAGTATTCCACGTACGGAGATTCGCATGGAGACGATCATTGGAGTGCAAGTACGTCGAAACGAAGTCCTGGCGCGTGAGTATTCCTGCC CGCGAAGCATATCAGAAGAGTTCAGCAGCGGGGACGCGAGGTGTCGGGACAATGGAGAACCGGGGCCGAGCGGCGCGCACAGCCGCGATCCTCGTTCgccaaaggagaaagaagaCAAAGATAGAGGTGACGAAG AGATGATCAAGGTCTACGACGGCAACAATTCCCTCAGCCGACGGATATTTCGCGTGATCTCGGTGCCCCGGCAATCCAACACGGAACAGGTCCTGACGGCGGCGCTACGTGCATTTCACATTACTAAAGATCCCA ACAACTTTTACCTCACCGACCTGTACGCTTCGGAGGAGACTGAATTATGCGATCCCACGCCAGTCCTAAACTTGAATCGCAAAGAGGGCAAACGTCCGGCTGTCTTCTTACGATTTAA AGATAGCGATGCTGGCGAAGTACGCGTCTATCCAGGCAAGCTGCAGGTGACAGATTCGTTCTGCATAGTACCTGTCAATGAAAACACAACGGTTGCGAACCTAATCGAAGAAGCGCTCCAGAAGTTCGGTCTAGAAAACTTCAATTCCGAAGATTACAGATGTAGCGAGATTCTTCTAGATCGCGGTG TCACTGAGAGAGTATTGTCTCGAGAGGAGAAGCCATGGGAGATTGTGAAGCAACTGGGCAAAGATTCGATCAGACAGATGGAGTTGATGCGGTTTTATCTGCAACTGAAGGAAGATCCCCATGGACCCAATCTGGCTTTATTCGTAGGAAACCTGCCAGTGAACCAGCCCGAAAGGATTTATGAAAATATACTGACTGAACTCGTAGGCAGAG AAAACAAATTTTCCTCAATTGGTACCATATACTACGAATATGGCTCGATGGTGATTATCTACGAGGATGCGAATAAGGCAGTCAGGGCATTGTACACACTGGAAGATTCAAAATACGAAGATAGACACCTTTTag TAATGCCACTGCCGAGTATCGAGCCAACCATGGTCCCGTCAGGGGTTCAGCCGTTGCTAGTTTTCGTGAACGTAAAATCTGGCGGTTGCCAGGGGCTCCAATTGATCTCCAGCTTTCGTAAACTTTTAAATCCGTATCAAGTGTTCGATCTGGACAATGGAGGACCACTTCCTGG GCTCTACGTTTTCCGCCATATAAGGGACTACAAAATCTTAGTTTGTGGCGGGGACGGAACAATAGGATGGGTGCTGCAGTGTTTGGATAACGTGGGCCAGGACAGCGAGTGTTCCTCGCCTGCCTGCGCCATTGTTCCTTTGGGAACCGGAAACGATCTCGCGCGTGTCCTTTGCTGGGGTTCCGGTTATACCGGTGACGAAGATCCCTTGAATCTGCTTCGAGATGTTATCGACGCAGAGGAATCTCAGCTGGATAGGTGGACTGTAGTTTTTCACACGGAAGAAAAAGAAGACAAACAGTTACTCAACAACCCAGGAG CCGGTGCAACCAGCGAGGACAATACGCAAATATACGTGATGAACAATTACTTCGGTATCGGTGTTGACGCGGAGCTGTGTCTGGCCTTCCACAAGGCTAGAGAAGAAAATCCGGACAAGTTCAAAAGCAGATTTCGTAACAAACAGATGTATGTAGCGATGGCGATTCGACAGATAATGAAAAAAACAGCTTGTAAAGATTTGCATACAAAAATTCGGCTGGAGGTGGACGGGAAGCTCGTCGAGCTACCCCAAGTCGAGGGGATAATTATCCTGAATATTTTAAG TTGGGGCTCTGGGGCGAATCCCTGGGGACCAGACACCAAGGTAGATCAGTTTCACACACCAAACCATTGGGACGGCATGTTGGAGGTGGTTGGTGTCACAGGGGTGATGCATCTCGGACAAATCCAGTCTGGTCTGCGAGGAGGAATGAGGATAGCCCAG GGAGGACACATAAAGATTCATTTGCAGTCCGATATTCCGGTACAAGTTGATGGAGAGCCATGGGTCCAGAGCGCCGGGCATATCGTAGTCTTAAAATCAGCGTTGACGGTAATCTTG GCGACGATGCTGAAGAAGACCAAGGGTAAAATGAAACGGCGTAACACAGAGTCCAGCATGCAGCTGGCCCTTCAGGCAGCGCCGTCAGGCGAACCGGAACCGGAAGTCTTCTGA
- the LOC143212804 gene encoding diacylglycerol kinase theta isoform X10 produces MASVSAETPASHGHSFSKKTFHKPTYCHSCTDMLWGLIQQGYICEVCNFVVHDRCLKAVVSPCSSIAASLIKNPVAHCWSEQEQVRRRKFCNVCRKRLDDTLSIHCEICEYFVHTECQDFAVADCKENATFLPGKDLSQVKHTHLWREGNLPSSSKCAVCKKNCFSAECLSGFRCEWCGMTLHSDCYKNIPQECTFGNLKRIYLPPHAVSIPRTEIRMETIIGVQVRRNEVLAPRSISEEFSSGDARCRDNGEPGPSGAHSRDPRSPKEKEDKDRGDEEMIKVYDGNNSLSRRIFRVISVPRQSNTEQVLTAALRAFHITKDPNNFYLTDLYASEETELCDPTPVLNLNRKEGKRPAVFLRFKDSDAGEVRVYPGKLQVTDSFCIVPVNENTTVANLIEEALQKFGLENFNSEDYRCSEILLDRGVTERVLSREEKPWEIVKQLGKDSIRQMELMRFYLQLKEDPHGPNLALFVGNLPVNQPERIYENILTELVGRENKFSSIGTIYYEYGSMVIIYEDANKAVRALYTLEDSKYEDRHLLVMPLPSIEPTMVPSGVQPLLVFVNVKSGGCQGLQLISSFRKLLNPYQVFDLDNGGPLPGLYVFRHIRDYKILVCGGDGTIGWVLQCLDNVGQDSECSSPACAIVPLGTGNDLARVLCWGSGYTGDEDPLNLLRDVIDAEESQLDRWTVVFHTEEKEDKQLLNNPGAGATSEDNTQIYVMNNYFGIGVDAELCLAFHKAREENPDKFKSRFRNKQMYVAMAIRQIMKKTACKDLHTKIRLEVDGKLVELPQVEGIIILNILSWGSGANPWGPDTKVDQFHTPNHWDGMLEVVGVTGVMHLGQIQSGLRGGMRIAQGGHIKIHLQSDIPVQVDGEPWVQSAGHIVVLKSALTVILATMLKKTKGKMKRRNTESSMQLALQAAPSGEPEPEVF; encoded by the exons TTTGCAACTTCGTGGTGCACGACCGCTGTCTCAAGGCCGTCGTCTCTCCCTGCTCCAGCATCGCGGCAAGCCTCATTAAG AACCCGGTTGCACACTGTTGGTCCGAACAGGAACAGGTCCGTAGAAGAAAATTCTGCAACGTCTGTCGTAAACGGCTCGATGATACTTTATCCATACACTGTGAAA TATGCGAGTACTTCGTGCACACGGAGTGCCAGGATTTTGCCGTGGCAGACTGCAAAGAAAACGCCACGTTCTTACCTGGGAAGGACTTGTCGCAGGTAAAACACACTCATCTCTGGCGAGAAGGCAATCTTCCCAGCAGTTCAAAATGTGCTGTCTGCAAGAAAAACTGTTTTTCTGCCGAATGCCTTTCCGGGTTCCGTTGCGAGTGGTGCGGCATGACG TTACACTCAGACTGTTATAAAAATATCCCGCAAGAATGCACCTTTGGGAACTTGAAACGAATCTACCTACCACCGCACGCAGTCAGTATTCCACGTACGGAGATTCGCATGGAGACGATCATTGGAGTGCAAGTACGTCGAAACGAAGTCCTGGCGC CGCGAAGCATATCAGAAGAGTTCAGCAGCGGGGACGCGAGGTGTCGGGACAATGGAGAACCGGGGCCGAGCGGCGCGCACAGCCGCGATCCTCGTTCgccaaaggagaaagaagaCAAAGATAGAGGTGACGAAG AGATGATCAAGGTCTACGACGGCAACAATTCCCTCAGCCGACGGATATTTCGCGTGATCTCGGTGCCCCGGCAATCCAACACGGAACAGGTCCTGACGGCGGCGCTACGTGCATTTCACATTACTAAAGATCCCA ACAACTTTTACCTCACCGACCTGTACGCTTCGGAGGAGACTGAATTATGCGATCCCACGCCAGTCCTAAACTTGAATCGCAAAGAGGGCAAACGTCCGGCTGTCTTCTTACGATTTAA AGATAGCGATGCTGGCGAAGTACGCGTCTATCCAGGCAAGCTGCAGGTGACAGATTCGTTCTGCATAGTACCTGTCAATGAAAACACAACGGTTGCGAACCTAATCGAAGAAGCGCTCCAGAAGTTCGGTCTAGAAAACTTCAATTCCGAAGATTACAGATGTAGCGAGATTCTTCTAGATCGCGGTG TCACTGAGAGAGTATTGTCTCGAGAGGAGAAGCCATGGGAGATTGTGAAGCAACTGGGCAAAGATTCGATCAGACAGATGGAGTTGATGCGGTTTTATCTGCAACTGAAGGAAGATCCCCATGGACCCAATCTGGCTTTATTCGTAGGAAACCTGCCAGTGAACCAGCCCGAAAGGATTTATGAAAATATACTGACTGAACTCGTAGGCAGAG AAAACAAATTTTCCTCAATTGGTACCATATACTACGAATATGGCTCGATGGTGATTATCTACGAGGATGCGAATAAGGCAGTCAGGGCATTGTACACACTGGAAGATTCAAAATACGAAGATAGACACCTTTTag TAATGCCACTGCCGAGTATCGAGCCAACCATGGTCCCGTCAGGGGTTCAGCCGTTGCTAGTTTTCGTGAACGTAAAATCTGGCGGTTGCCAGGGGCTCCAATTGATCTCCAGCTTTCGTAAACTTTTAAATCCGTATCAAGTGTTCGATCTGGACAATGGAGGACCACTTCCTGG GCTCTACGTTTTCCGCCATATAAGGGACTACAAAATCTTAGTTTGTGGCGGGGACGGAACAATAGGATGGGTGCTGCAGTGTTTGGATAACGTGGGCCAGGACAGCGAGTGTTCCTCGCCTGCCTGCGCCATTGTTCCTTTGGGAACCGGAAACGATCTCGCGCGTGTCCTTTGCTGGGGTTCCGGTTATACCGGTGACGAAGATCCCTTGAATCTGCTTCGAGATGTTATCGACGCAGAGGAATCTCAGCTGGATAGGTGGACTGTAGTTTTTCACACGGAAGAAAAAGAAGACAAACAGTTACTCAACAACCCAGGAG CCGGTGCAACCAGCGAGGACAATACGCAAATATACGTGATGAACAATTACTTCGGTATCGGTGTTGACGCGGAGCTGTGTCTGGCCTTCCACAAGGCTAGAGAAGAAAATCCGGACAAGTTCAAAAGCAGATTTCGTAACAAACAGATGTATGTAGCGATGGCGATTCGACAGATAATGAAAAAAACAGCTTGTAAAGATTTGCATACAAAAATTCGGCTGGAGGTGGACGGGAAGCTCGTCGAGCTACCCCAAGTCGAGGGGATAATTATCCTGAATATTTTAAG TTGGGGCTCTGGGGCGAATCCCTGGGGACCAGACACCAAGGTAGATCAGTTTCACACACCAAACCATTGGGACGGCATGTTGGAGGTGGTTGGTGTCACAGGGGTGATGCATCTCGGACAAATCCAGTCTGGTCTGCGAGGAGGAATGAGGATAGCCCAG GGAGGACACATAAAGATTCATTTGCAGTCCGATATTCCGGTACAAGTTGATGGAGAGCCATGGGTCCAGAGCGCCGGGCATATCGTAGTCTTAAAATCAGCGTTGACGGTAATCTTG GCGACGATGCTGAAGAAGACCAAGGGTAAAATGAAACGGCGTAACACAGAGTCCAGCATGCAGCTGGCCCTTCAGGCAGCGCCGTCAGGCGAACCGGAACCGGAAGTCTTCTGA
- the LOC143212804 gene encoding diacylglycerol kinase theta isoform X15, with protein MASVSAETPASHGHSFSKKTFHKPTYCHSCTDMLWGLIQQGYICEVCNFVVHDRCLKAVVSPCSSIAASLIKNPVAHCWSEQEQVRRRKFCNVCRKRLDDTLSIHCEICEYFVHTECQDFAVADCKENATFLPGKDLSQVKHTHLWREGNLPSSSKCAVCKKNCFSAECLSGFRCEWCGMTLHSDCYKNIPQECTFGNLKRIYLPPHAVSIPRTEIRMETIIGVQVRRNEVLAREYSCPRSISEEFSSGDARCRDNGEPGPSGAHSRDPRSPKEKEDKDRGDEEMIKVYDGNNSLSRRIFRVISVPRQSNTEQVLTAALRAFHITKDPNNFYLTDLYASEETELCDPTPVLNLNRKEGKRPAVFLRFKDSDAGEVRVYPGKLQVTDSFCIVPVNENTTVANLIEEALQKFGLENFNSEDYRCSEILLDRGVTERVLSREEKPWEIVKQLGKDSIRQMELMRFYLQLKEDPHGPNLALFVGNLPVNQPERIYENILTELVGRENKFSSIGTIYYEYGSMVIIYEDANKAVRALYTLEDSKYEDRHLLVMPLPSIEPTMVPSGVQPLLVFVNVKSGGCQGLQLISSFRKLLNPYQVFDLDNGGPLPGLYVFRHIRDYKILVCGGDGTIGWVLQCLDNVGQDSECSSPACAIVPLGTGNDLARVLCWGSGYTGDEDPLNLLRDVIDAEESQLDRWTVVFHTEEKEDKQLLNNPGAGATSEDNTQIYVMNNYFGIGVDAELCLAFHKAREENPDKFKSRFRNKQMYVAMAIRQIMKKTACKDLHTKIRLEVDGKLVELPQVEGIIILNILSWGSGANPWGPDTKVDQFHTPNHWDGMLEVVGVTGVMHLGQIQSGLRGGMRIAQGGHIKIHLQSDIPVQVDGEPWVQSAGHIVVLKSALTATMLKKTKGKMKRRNTESSMQLALQAAPSGEPEPEVF; from the exons TTTGCAACTTCGTGGTGCACGACCGCTGTCTCAAGGCCGTCGTCTCTCCCTGCTCCAGCATCGCGGCAAGCCTCATTAAG AACCCGGTTGCACACTGTTGGTCCGAACAGGAACAGGTCCGTAGAAGAAAATTCTGCAACGTCTGTCGTAAACGGCTCGATGATACTTTATCCATACACTGTGAAA TATGCGAGTACTTCGTGCACACGGAGTGCCAGGATTTTGCCGTGGCAGACTGCAAAGAAAACGCCACGTTCTTACCTGGGAAGGACTTGTCGCAGGTAAAACACACTCATCTCTGGCGAGAAGGCAATCTTCCCAGCAGTTCAAAATGTGCTGTCTGCAAGAAAAACTGTTTTTCTGCCGAATGCCTTTCCGGGTTCCGTTGCGAGTGGTGCGGCATGACG TTACACTCAGACTGTTATAAAAATATCCCGCAAGAATGCACCTTTGGGAACTTGAAACGAATCTACCTACCACCGCACGCAGTCAGTATTCCACGTACGGAGATTCGCATGGAGACGATCATTGGAGTGCAAGTACGTCGAAACGAAGTCCTGGCGCGTGAGTATTCCTGCC CGCGAAGCATATCAGAAGAGTTCAGCAGCGGGGACGCGAGGTGTCGGGACAATGGAGAACCGGGGCCGAGCGGCGCGCACAGCCGCGATCCTCGTTCgccaaaggagaaagaagaCAAAGATAGAGGTGACGAAG AGATGATCAAGGTCTACGACGGCAACAATTCCCTCAGCCGACGGATATTTCGCGTGATCTCGGTGCCCCGGCAATCCAACACGGAACAGGTCCTGACGGCGGCGCTACGTGCATTTCACATTACTAAAGATCCCA ACAACTTTTACCTCACCGACCTGTACGCTTCGGAGGAGACTGAATTATGCGATCCCACGCCAGTCCTAAACTTGAATCGCAAAGAGGGCAAACGTCCGGCTGTCTTCTTACGATTTAA AGATAGCGATGCTGGCGAAGTACGCGTCTATCCAGGCAAGCTGCAGGTGACAGATTCGTTCTGCATAGTACCTGTCAATGAAAACACAACGGTTGCGAACCTAATCGAAGAAGCGCTCCAGAAGTTCGGTCTAGAAAACTTCAATTCCGAAGATTACAGATGTAGCGAGATTCTTCTAGATCGCGGTG TCACTGAGAGAGTATTGTCTCGAGAGGAGAAGCCATGGGAGATTGTGAAGCAACTGGGCAAAGATTCGATCAGACAGATGGAGTTGATGCGGTTTTATCTGCAACTGAAGGAAGATCCCCATGGACCCAATCTGGCTTTATTCGTAGGAAACCTGCCAGTGAACCAGCCCGAAAGGATTTATGAAAATATACTGACTGAACTCGTAGGCAGAG AAAACAAATTTTCCTCAATTGGTACCATATACTACGAATATGGCTCGATGGTGATTATCTACGAGGATGCGAATAAGGCAGTCAGGGCATTGTACACACTGGAAGATTCAAAATACGAAGATAGACACCTTTTag TAATGCCACTGCCGAGTATCGAGCCAACCATGGTCCCGTCAGGGGTTCAGCCGTTGCTAGTTTTCGTGAACGTAAAATCTGGCGGTTGCCAGGGGCTCCAATTGATCTCCAGCTTTCGTAAACTTTTAAATCCGTATCAAGTGTTCGATCTGGACAATGGAGGACCACTTCCTGG GCTCTACGTTTTCCGCCATATAAGGGACTACAAAATCTTAGTTTGTGGCGGGGACGGAACAATAGGATGGGTGCTGCAGTGTTTGGATAACGTGGGCCAGGACAGCGAGTGTTCCTCGCCTGCCTGCGCCATTGTTCCTTTGGGAACCGGAAACGATCTCGCGCGTGTCCTTTGCTGGGGTTCCGGTTATACCGGTGACGAAGATCCCTTGAATCTGCTTCGAGATGTTATCGACGCAGAGGAATCTCAGCTGGATAGGTGGACTGTAGTTTTTCACACGGAAGAAAAAGAAGACAAACAGTTACTCAACAACCCAGGAG CCGGTGCAACCAGCGAGGACAATACGCAAATATACGTGATGAACAATTACTTCGGTATCGGTGTTGACGCGGAGCTGTGTCTGGCCTTCCACAAGGCTAGAGAAGAAAATCCGGACAAGTTCAAAAGCAGATTTCGTAACAAACAGATGTATGTAGCGATGGCGATTCGACAGATAATGAAAAAAACAGCTTGTAAAGATTTGCATACAAAAATTCGGCTGGAGGTGGACGGGAAGCTCGTCGAGCTACCCCAAGTCGAGGGGATAATTATCCTGAATATTTTAAG TTGGGGCTCTGGGGCGAATCCCTGGGGACCAGACACCAAGGTAGATCAGTTTCACACACCAAACCATTGGGACGGCATGTTGGAGGTGGTTGGTGTCACAGGGGTGATGCATCTCGGACAAATCCAGTCTGGTCTGCGAGGAGGAATGAGGATAGCCCAG GGAGGACACATAAAGATTCATTTGCAGTCCGATATTCCGGTACAAGTTGATGGAGAGCCATGGGTCCAGAGCGCCGGGCATATCGTAGTCTTAAAATCAGCGTTGACG GCGACGATGCTGAAGAAGACCAAGGGTAAAATGAAACGGCGTAACACAGAGTCCAGCATGCAGCTGGCCCTTCAGGCAGCGCCGTCAGGCGAACCGGAACCGGAAGTCTTCTGA